From Coffea eugenioides isolate CCC68of unplaced genomic scaffold, Ceug_1.0 ScVebR1_2741;HRSCAF=3824, whole genome shotgun sequence, a single genomic window includes:
- the LOC113757117 gene encoding G-type lectin S-receptor-like serine/threonine-protein kinase SD2-5, translating into MALKHTPYHAAMLLSSLLIISSSQFLCVKALNYNSAASLSTSWLNHPSQMVNNTELAFVTPILLRKTNGPWFMCGFYCKMDGRSCLFGVLIFQNLNTTYLQFPQLVWSANRNTPVQTHAALQLTQDGDLVLKNFDHTVVWSSNTGGKPVSGLNLTETGNLVLFGKNNETIWQSFDHPTDSLLWGQKLIPGQKLRASVSESNMSEGLFSLSVTPDGLLAYMESNPPQRYYTSRFHEGHSFEFNKGRLYGWDIPYSSSSQFLKFEPDGHLKVYQWDGMHWRQVADLLSPEAGDCGYPTVCGKYGVCKHGQCGCPDAANYQSNFFRQIDSRHPNLGCSALTPISCDYAKDQSFLELKNTYYFAFESSLYSHGTGLDECKNSCLNNCSCKAALFAYDGNGTSEGGCLLLNEVFSIINNENHAVSVHNTTLFVKVSNVKNSRQSKVALVLTLGAFSASLCVVGCCLFLFRKRLKELKEIEMDLLDHLPGMPKRYSYEMLKKTTENFSRKLGQGGFGSVYEGILDNGTKIAVKYLDGFGQVKDSFLVEVNTIGSIHHINLVKLVGYCSEKSHRLLIYEYMANGSLDTWIFGGTEKSPLPWHTRRKIILDIAKGLAYLHEECYQKIIHFDVKPQNVLLDQNFNAKVSDFGLSKLLEKDQSRVVTRMRGTPGYLAPEWLHSAGMTEKVDVYSFGVVIMEIICGRKNVDWSVTGENSHLLGDFKRKSLEERLQDIVDKKSEDMLIHMEEAIDMMKIAAWCLQSDMTRRPSMSLVVKALEGLVTAETNINYDFTNSSVVNMVTTAAEEKEAVDDATPLLPSVLSGPR; encoded by the coding sequence ATGGCTTTAAAGCACACCCCATATCATGCAGCTATGCTCTTGTCTAGCCTTCTGATAATTTCTTCGTCACAATTTTTATGTGTCAAAGCTCTCAACTATAATTCAGCTGCCTCTCTTTCCACTTCATGGCTTAATCACCCCAGTCAGATGGTCAATAATACAGAATTGGCTTTTGTGACACCAAtccttttgagaaaaacaaATGGACCGTGGTTCATGTGCGGCTTCTACTGTAAAATGGATGGTAGGTCATGCCTCTTTGGAGTCCTtattttccaaaatttgaatACAACTTATCTGCAATTCCCACAACTAGTCTGGTCTGCTAATAGAAACACTCCTGTTCAAACTCATGCTGCTTTGCAACTCACGCAAGATGGagatttggttttgaaaaattttgatcacACTGTAGTCTGGTCCAGCAACACGGGAGGAAAGCCTGTTTCAGGATTAAACTTGACTGAAACAGGAAACCTTGTGCTCTTTGGAAAAAATAACGAGACCATTTGGCAATCTTTTGATCATCCTACCGACTCGTTGCTCTGGGGACAGAAATTAATTCCAGGGCAGAAATTAAGAGCTAGTGTTTCAGAATCAAACATGAGTGAAGGTTTGTTCTCTCTTTCTGTTACCCCCGATGGCTTGTTGGCTTATATGGAGTCCAATCCACCTCAAAGATACTATACATCCAGATTTCATGAGGGTCATTCTTTCGAATTCAACAAAGGAAGATTATATGGATGGGATATTCCTTATAGTTCCTCTTCTCAATTCCTGAAGTTCGAGCCTGATGGGCATCTAAAGGTTTATCAGTGGGATGGAATGCATTGGAGACAGGTTGCTGATCTTTTGAGTCCAGAAGCTGGTGATTGTGGATATCCAACGGTATGTGGAAAGTATGGAGTCTGCAAACATGGGCAATGTGGTTGTCCTGATGCAGCCAACTATCAGTCAAACTTTTTTAGGCAAATCGATTCTAGGCATCCAAATCTTGGATGTTCAGCACTTACTCCAATTTCTTGTGACTACGCCAAAGATCAGAGTTTTCTAGAGCTTAAGAATACATATTACTTTGCGTTTGAATCAAGTTTGTACAGTCATGGAACAGGGTTAGATGAATGCAAAAATAGCTGCCTGAACAACTGTTCATGTAAAGCAGCTCTATTTGCATACGATGGCAATGGTACTTCAGAAGGAGGTTGTTTATTACTGAATGAAGTATTCTCTATCATCAATAACGAGAATCACGCAGTATCAGTTCACAACACAACCCTGTTTGTTAAGGTTTCTAACGTCAAGAATTCAAGGCAGAGCAAGGTTGCGTTGGTATTGACTCTAGGAGCTTTTTCTGCTTCGCTTTGCGTTGTTGGGTGTTGCCTCTTTCTTTTCaggaaaagattaaaagaattgaaggaAATTGAAATGGATTTGCTTGACCACTTACCAGGAATGCCTAAAAGATACTCGTATGAGATGTTGAAAAAAACAACAGAAAATTTCAGCAGGAAACTTGGGCAAGGAGGATTTGGTTCTGTCTATGAAGGAATACTTGACAATGGCACCAAAATAGCAGTAAAATACCTTGATGGTTTTGGCCAGGTGAAGGATTCATTTTTAGTGGAAGTAAACACAATAGGTAGCATTCACCATATTAATTTGGTGAAACTTGTTGGATATTGCTCTGAAAAGTCACACAGGCTTCTGATTTATGAATACATGGCTAATGGATCTCTTGATACCTGGATATTTGGTGGTACAGAAAAATCTCCTCTTCCATGGCatacaagaagaaaaatcatcttgGACATTGCTAAGGGATTAGCTTATCTCCATGAAGAGTGCTATCAGAAAATAATCCACTTTGATGTAAAACCCCAAAACGTTCTCTtagatcaaaatttcaatgCAAAAGTTTCTGATTTTGGATTGTCAAAGCTTCTTGAAAAGGATCAAAGTAGAGTTGTTACAAGGATGAGAGGAACGCCGGGTTACTTGGCTCCCGAATGGCTGCACTCTGCAGGTATGACAGAAAAAGTTGATGTTTACAGCTTTGGCGTTGTCATCATGGAAATTATTTGTGGGAGGAAGAATGTGGATTGGTCAGTGACAGGGGAGAATAGTCACCTGCTCGGTGATTTCAAGAGAAAATCACTCGAAGAGAGACTTCAGGACATTGTTGACAAGAAAAGTGAGGATATGCTGATCCACATGGAGGAAGCTATTGATATGATGAAGATTGCTGCATGGTGTCTGCAGAGTGATATGACCAGGAGGCCTTCAATGTCCCTGGTAGTTAAAGCATTGGAAGGTTTGGTGACTGCTGAAACCAATATAAACTACGACTTCACAAATTCATCAGTAGTCAACATGGTGACAACTGCTGCTGAAGAAAAGGAAGCTGTTGATGATGCTACTCCATTGTTGCCTTCAGTTTTATCTGGACCGAGGTAG